From Candidatus Margulisiibacteriota bacterium:
ACGCACCGCAAAGTATATCTGCCGACTTACGGCATGTTCGATGAAAAACGTTACTTCAGCGCCGGCGGCCAATTCCGCGCTTTTGCGTCAGTCCTGGGGCAAACCGCCGTATTGATCTGCGAAGATGCCTGGCATTTTTCCAGCGCCTATCTGGCGGCCAGCGCCGGCGCGGAAAACATCGTGATCATCTCCTCGTCGCCTTACCGCGCCGGCATTGCAAAGCAGTGGCAGAACATCAATCGCGGCATTGCCGAAAATCTGGCCGTAAATGTGCTTTACGGCAACCGCTCCGGCGTGGAAGACGGCGTGACTTTTTGGGGCGGCAGCGAGGTTTACACCAATGACGGACAGCTGCTTGGCCGCGCGGCGGAATTAAAAACCGAAACATTGTTTCTCGACCTGCCGGAAAACCGCGGCGCTAGAGCGCAGTCCGTTTTCGTGCGCGACGAGCGG
This genomic window contains:
- a CDS encoding carbon-nitrogen hydrolase gives rise to the protein MRIALAQIYPTLGDLAANYALLEKEILAARENGARLIVFPELALTGYLLKDQVYDLLPLAREYLAKLAKQSKNIDILFGSIEEQNSRAYNAAFYLSGGELRHTHRKVYLPTYGMFDEKRYFSAGGQFRAFASVLGQTAVLICEDAWHFSSAYLAASAGAENIVIISSSPYRAGIAKQWQNINRGIAENLAVNVLYGNRSGVEDGVTFWGGSEVYTNDGQLLGRAAELKTETLFLDLPENRGARAQSVFVRDERPEIVLKELQRIWQAEL